The following proteins are encoded in a genomic region of Pan troglodytes isolate AG18354 chromosome 2, NHGRI_mPanTro3-v2.0_pri, whole genome shotgun sequence:
- the IHO1 gene encoding interactor of HORMAD1 protein 1, which translates to MNFNVWNIKEMLSIPSGSGNKKSSNWNNNQNDYSSLSDSQFLFGSQFCPENSETLSAPLDFGAHLRHSKQSQQNYLEGEPSIFTKYQTKPQLFGGDIKDGGVFPPPLSVGKSKGLLEQFEEKKKRAKDKCDSETLYNFVSNVRESILRLQTSVEKSEDHLSSRSQSILDSLETVAKTLQETIQAQNDLVFEAVQDKGNMEQAILEMKKRFEARQAEFIEMKSNLKHLEVLVAQQSQEFQQLCEQLGQLNVPSVLAELKRLISVPPVKDSASQTSPPLAQSLNLTRQEKYTSEKPVLWQAQALPAAWNPGMGSLQPGEFDVWGEGAKNDALQEEAALPAFGSHERNRHVKDKAVQTNCKNWAVTKTGAKNHGSSIPGHKIPSDRDLVSQGASHLTSLEINNFSTSIKNACQKYQAQSMFLCDPRKHLVIKQKDGTVEMRGKDKKQQPRKAHRAHRGRLIASKQKQIPIQTCKFNSKYQSPQPAISVPQSPFLGQQEPHAQPLHLQCPRSPRKPVCPILGGTVMPNKTVRAVQGRLLQLSRCSSQDNWLLSSSSQGDHQMSWFSDLNLGCSETPLCKEAGKNLLYDLGFDSSDDDGF; encoded by the exons GAACAAGAAGTCATCCAACTGGAATAATAATCAAAATGATTATTCCAGTCTCAGTGATTCCCAGTTCCTCTTTGGATCTCAGTTCTGTCCAGAAAATTCAGAAACCCTGTCAGCACCCTTGGACTTTGGTGCCCACTTGAGACATTCAAAACAGTCACAACAGAATTATCTGGAG ggTGAACCTAGCATTTTCACAAAGTACCAGACAAAGCCCCAGCTGTTCGGAGGAGATATAAAAGATGGAGGTGTATTTCCTCCTCCTTTGTCAGTTGGAAAATCAAAAGGCCTCTTGGAACAGtttgaggagaaaaagaaaagggcaaaAGACAAATGTGACAG TGAGACTCTATACAACTTTGTTTCTAATGTTAGAGAAAGCATTCTCAGG TTGCAGACGTCTGTGGAAAAGTCTGAGGACCATCTCAGTTCAAGAAGCCAATCTATTTTGGATTCTTTGGAGACTGTGGCCAAGACAT TACAAGAGACTATACAGGCCCAGAATGACCTGGTGTTTGAGGCAGTCCAGGACAAAGGCAACATGGAGCAGGCCATCCTTGAGATGAAGAAAAGATTTGAAGCT AGACAAGCAGAGTTTATAGAAATGAAGTCCAACCTGAAGCACCTTGAAGTTTTAGTTGCTCAGCAGAGTCAGGAATTCCAGCAGCTGTGTGAGCAGCTAGGCCAGCTGAATGTGCCCAGTGTCCTAGCAGAGCTGAAGAGATTGATCTCAGTGCCTCCAGTGAAAGACAGCGCTTCTCAGACATCGCCACCTTTGGCCCAGAGCCTCAATCTCACCAGGCAGGAAAAATACACCTCTGAGAAACCAGTTTTATGGCAGGCCCAGGCCCTCCCTGCTGCATGGAATCCTGGTATGGGCTCCCTACAGCCTGGAGAATTTGATGTCTGGGGTGAAGGAGCAAAGAATGATGCTCTCCAAGAAGAGGCTGCACTGCCAGCATTTGGGTCCCATGAAAGAAATAGGCATGTAAAGGACAAGGCGGTGCAGACTAACTGCAAGAACTGGGCTGTTACTAAAACAGGTGCCAAGAACCATGGTTCCAGCATCCCAGGCCATAAGATTCCTAGTGACAGGGACCTGGTTTCCCAAGGAGCCTCACACCTCACATCATTGGAGATAAACAACTTTTCAACCAGCATTAAGAATGCCTGCCAAAAATATCAAGCCCAAAGTATGTTTTTGTGTGACCCACGTAAACATTTGGTGATTAAACAGAAAGATGGGACTGTAGAAATGCGGGGGAAAGACAAGAAGCAGCAGCCCAGGAAGGCCCACAGGGCCCACAGAGGCAGGCTCATAGCCAGCAAGCAAAAACAAATCCCAATCCAGACCTGTAAATTCAATTCCAAATATCAGAGTCCTCAGCCTGCAATTTCTGTCCCTCAAAGCCCCTTCCTGGGGCAGCAGGAACCCCATGCTCAGCCTCTGCATCTGCAGTGTCCCAGGAGCCCCAGAAAACCAGTCTGCCCTATTCTGGGAGGAACAGTCATGCCCAATAAGACAGTGAGGGCAGTGCAGGGAAGACTCTTGCAGCTCAGCAGGTGCTCTTCCCAAGACAACTGGCTACTTTCCAGCAGTTCCCAGGGGGACCACCAGATGAGCTGGTTCAGTGACCTCAATCTCGGATGTTCAGAGACCCCTCTATGCAAGGAGGCAGGAAAGAATTTGCTCTATGACCTGGGTTTTGATAGCAGTGATGATGATGGCTTCTGA